One window of the Triticum dicoccoides isolate Atlit2015 ecotype Zavitan chromosome 3B, WEW_v2.0, whole genome shotgun sequence genome contains the following:
- the LOC119282165 gene encoding putative glutaredoxin-C2 encodes MAERVMRLASQRAVVIFGASNCCMCHAVKTLFTEMGVSWTVHELDKDPRGKDVERTLAGMVGQNPPVPAVFIGGALVGPIDKVMSLHLGGQLVPLLRQAGALWL; translated from the coding sequence ATGGCGGAGAGGGTGATGAGGCTGGCGTCGCAGCGCGCCGTGGTGATCTTCGGGGCGAGCAACTGCTGCATGTGCCACGCGGTGAAGACGCTCTTCACCGAGATGGGCGTGAGCTGGACGGTGCACGAGCTGGACAAGGACCCCCGCGGGAAGGACGTCGAGAGGACGCTCGCCGGCATGGTTGGCCAGAACCCACCTGTGCCGGCCGTCTTCATCGGCGGCGCGCTCGTTGGCCCCATCGACAAGGTCATGTCGCTGCACCTCGGCGGCCAGCTGGTGCCGCTCCTCCGCCAAGCCGGTGCCCTCTGGCTCTGA